One genomic segment of Ictalurus punctatus breed USDA103 chromosome 12, Coco_2.0, whole genome shotgun sequence includes these proteins:
- the si:ch73-71c20.5 gene encoding DUF4748 domain-containing protein isoform X2 has product MCMCVKYPDVPNKMAAPCRRLVRSVIEGLQYFPSGNLCLKTADAQSLTCFRPQRCVLQHRALHCSSSLLLNSTKTDAAKTTEPANDREKKGEQEGEEDSGPEYIPKRKAKNPMKVIGYAWIIGLPTGIIGFILAKRQVDKNRLQQLKIRQRMKKSNEGEYERERYKPAAGMQ; this is encoded by the exons atgtgtatgtgtgtaaaatacCCGGATGTGCCGAACAAAATGGCGGCGCCCTGCAGGAGATTGGTGAGGTCGGTTATTGAAG GTCTTCAGTACTTTCCCAGCGGAAATCTCTGTTTAAAGACGGCTGATGCACAAAGCTTGACCTGCTTCCGACCCCAGCGGTGCGTGCTACAGCACCGAGCTCTTCACTGTAGCAGCTCCCTTTTACTAAACAGCACCAAGACAGACGCAGCAAAAACCACAGAGCCTGCGAATGACCGGGAGAAGAAAGGAGAAcaagaaggagaggaagattCCGGACCAGAGTACATTCCTAAGAGAAAAGCCAAAAACCCGATGAAAGTAATTGGATACGCGTG GATAATTGGTCTTCCGACTGGTATAATCGGGTTTATTCTGGCTAAAAGGCAAGTGGACAAGAACCGGCTGCAGCAGCTGAAGATCCGACAAAGGATGAAGAAATCCAACGAAGGAGAGTACGAACGCGAACGCTACAAACCAGCAGCAGGGATGCAGTAA
- the si:ch73-71c20.5 gene encoding DUF4748 domain-containing protein isoform X1 — translation MCMCVKYPDVPNKMAAPCRRLVRSVIEAGLQYFPSGNLCLKTADAQSLTCFRPQRCVLQHRALHCSSSLLLNSTKTDAAKTTEPANDREKKGEQEGEEDSGPEYIPKRKAKNPMKVIGYAWIIGLPTGIIGFILAKRQVDKNRLQQLKIRQRMKKSNEGEYERERYKPAAGMQ, via the exons atgtgtatgtgtgtaaaatacCCGGATGTGCCGAACAAAATGGCGGCGCCCTGCAGGAGATTGGTGAGGTCGGTTATTGAAG CAGGTCTTCAGTACTTTCCCAGCGGAAATCTCTGTTTAAAGACGGCTGATGCACAAAGCTTGACCTGCTTCCGACCCCAGCGGTGCGTGCTACAGCACCGAGCTCTTCACTGTAGCAGCTCCCTTTTACTAAACAGCACCAAGACAGACGCAGCAAAAACCACAGAGCCTGCGAATGACCGGGAGAAGAAAGGAGAAcaagaaggagaggaagattCCGGACCAGAGTACATTCCTAAGAGAAAAGCCAAAAACCCGATGAAAGTAATTGGATACGCGTG GATAATTGGTCTTCCGACTGGTATAATCGGGTTTATTCTGGCTAAAAGGCAAGTGGACAAGAACCGGCTGCAGCAGCTGAAGATCCGACAAAGGATGAAGAAATCCAACGAAGGAGAGTACGAACGCGAACGCTACAAACCAGCAGCAGGGATGCAGTAA